Within the Methanomicrobium sp. W14 genome, the region GTTGTCGAAAAACCTGACGTATTCCAGAAGGATGTAAAGGAAACGATAAAGGTAGTTGTTGGAAATCCAAGAGAAAACACTGTAAACGGTGTTTTCGTAAAACCCGTCAGCAATGTTTCATCCTTTACGCAGTCCAGTGTGTTCATCGGAGAGTTGAAGCCTAACCAGAATGCTGAGGTAATGTTCGACGCAACACCTGAAGACAATGGTGAAATTGAATTTATAGCGGAGTACAGAAACGGAGTAAACCGGCATGAAAGTAGTATAACTGTTCCCGTGGAGCTTGGTGAAGACAAGAAAAATGCCAATCCGGTTGTGAACAATATAGAGGTGACCACATCAGGAAAAGGATATAAGATATCCGGAGATATCACCAATGCAGGACTTAAGGATGCAAAATCGATTATAGTTACTACAAAAAGCCCGGCGGAGCCTACGGAGCCCAACAAAGTTTATGTAATAGGAGGGCTTGAGTCTGATGATTTTTCGACTTTTTATATTGATTTTACCGTGCCTGACGATGTCCTCGAAGTCCCGGTTGTTGTAAGCTACAAAGATGAGGACGGAAATGACTACACAAAGACCATATCTGTTAAAATACGAGACAGCCTGCCTTTAAAGGGAGATAAAACGCAGAGCAGTGCAGGCAGCGGTTTTGGCACAGATGTTATTGTTATAGTAGTTGTGGTACTGGCCGCTCTTGTTGCCGGCGCTGCTGTATACAGGTCGTGGAAGAAGTAAATTTTTGGCCGGATGTATTCTGAAATCTGAAAAATCAATTTATTTTTTTGGAGGTGTTTGTTTTTTGACCGGAGATATGCCAGTTATAAGCCTTAAAAACGTAAGTAAGACATATCCGCTGCCATTCGGTGATGTTAAGGCCCTCAAAAACGTGTCTCTTGATATAATGAAGGGGGAGTTCGTCGCAATTATGGGGCCTTCAGGGTCTGGCAAATCGACTATGTTGAACCTTATAGGGTCCCTTGACGTTCCGACATCCGGAGAACTTCTGATAAATGGAGTCAACGTCAGGGAGCTCACCGATTTTGAGCTTACCGACCTGAGGCGGGATACTATAGGATTTATTTTCCAGCAGTTCAACCTTATTCCCCTTCTTTCCGTAAAAGAGAATGTTGAATATCCGTATATAATGAAATACAGGCATGAAGACAACGAAGGAAGGTGCAGGGAGCTTATTTTAAAGGTTGGTCTGACCGAGAGCATGATGCACCACAAGCCGGCTGAGCTTTCAGGTGGGCAGCAGCAGAGAGTCGCTATAGCACGTGCACTTGTAAACAGTCCGGTTATTCTTTTGTGCGACGAGCCTACGGGAAATCTTGATACAAAAACCGGTCTTCAGGTGATGGATATTTTGTCCGAACTCAACAGCCAGGGAAAGACGGTTATCATGGTTACGCATGACCCGGGCACAGCCGAATTTGCCGACAGGACAATAGTCATCAGGGACGGTGAAATCCAGTGAAAAAAATGCTTTTCTTTGAATTTGCAAAGAGAAATGTAAGGCTCAACTGGCTGAGATCCATTCTTGCCGTTATCGGGATAGTGATAGGTGTTGCTGCAATAGCTGCCATGGGAATGCTTGGAAACAGTCTTGTAATGGCGGTTTCAGACCAGCTTTCCGATGTAGGTGACTCAATTGTAATATATCCTTACGGGGGGACATATGACAATATATCCAAAAGACAGGTCAAGGATATAACGAACGCGGCAGGCGGAGGAGGAAACAAGGT harbors:
- a CDS encoding ABC transporter ATP-binding protein, giving the protein MPVISLKNVSKTYPLPFGDVKALKNVSLDIMKGEFVAIMGPSGSGKSTMLNLIGSLDVPTSGELLINGVNVRELTDFELTDLRRDTIGFIFQQFNLIPLLSVKENVEYPYIMKYRHEDNEGRCRELILKVGLTESMMHHKPAELSGGQQQRVAIARALVNSPVILLCDEPTGNLDTKTGLQVMDILSELNSQGKTVIMVTHDPGTAEFADRTIVIRDGEIQ